In a genomic window of Agarivorans albus:
- a CDS encoding patatin-like phospholipase family protein — translation MARSLVLAAISALLVACSSPPERNGLPLNKAALSGILADPSIRTWGDVEPNADELHEYTESFDKQLLVDEQGELRVQNMLTISGGGANGAYGAGLLNGLSASGERPEYRLVTGISTGAILGLYAFLGPDYDHKIRQFYTEYSDDNIYSKRSLFSLFSSSSFLDTQPFVQLVRDEINQDLMAQVAAEHLRGRRFLVKTTNLDAQRAVIWDMGAIAQYTGEEAETLFENVIIASAAIPGAFEPVLLPVLVDGEVYDELHVDGGVMAQVFFIPENLDISVYRQYESQYLESLGFAPNQNLESRVWVVSNSKLASEWQETNPGIFGIMGRSIATMLRVQTQTNISLIERQAKLTNSELKLSYIHHTIPGLPTDAPFDNTYMRWLYCYGYSQGINPQHWETHAPNYAALYEQQIAEAEKQQLATDIASFDWDQLEPGLSLKMEQCLSTL, via the coding sequence ATGGCTCGTAGCCTGGTCTTAGCCGCTATCTCGGCCCTGTTAGTTGCCTGTAGCTCTCCACCAGAACGAAACGGCCTGCCCTTAAACAAAGCTGCGCTCAGCGGCATACTGGCTGATCCTAGTATTCGTACCTGGGGCGATGTAGAGCCTAATGCCGATGAGCTGCATGAGTATACCGAGAGCTTCGATAAACAGTTGCTAGTGGACGAGCAAGGCGAGCTTCGCGTGCAAAACATGCTAACCATCTCCGGTGGTGGTGCCAACGGAGCTTATGGCGCAGGCTTGCTAAATGGTTTAAGTGCCAGCGGTGAACGCCCTGAGTATCGCTTGGTAACCGGGATTAGCACCGGTGCTATTCTCGGTCTATACGCCTTCCTTGGGCCTGATTACGACCACAAAATCCGCCAGTTCTATACCGAATACTCTGACGATAACATCTACAGTAAGCGCAGCCTGTTTAGTCTATTTTCAAGCTCATCCTTCTTAGACACCCAACCCTTTGTTCAGTTAGTACGTGACGAGATTAATCAAGACTTAATGGCACAGGTTGCAGCGGAGCATTTGCGTGGCCGTCGTTTCTTGGTGAAGACCACCAACTTAGACGCACAGCGTGCCGTAATTTGGGATATGGGCGCGATAGCGCAGTACACCGGAGAAGAAGCAGAAACCTTATTTGAAAACGTGATTATCGCATCCGCTGCCATTCCTGGAGCTTTCGAGCCGGTACTGCTGCCAGTTCTGGTTGATGGTGAAGTGTATGATGAGCTACACGTTGATGGTGGCGTAATGGCGCAGGTGTTCTTCATTCCAGAAAACTTAGATATCTCGGTTTATCGTCAGTATGAAAGTCAATATTTGGAATCGCTTGGATTTGCTCCTAACCAGAACCTAGAAAGCCGGGTTTGGGTAGTAAGCAATTCTAAACTCGCCTCGGAATGGCAAGAAACTAATCCCGGTATCTTCGGCATTATGGGACGTTCGATCGCCACTATGTTACGTGTTCAAACCCAAACTAATATTTCCTTGATTGAACGTCAGGCCAAACTAACCAATTCAGAACTCAAGCTTTCGTACATTCACCATACCATACCCGGGCTCCCAACCGACGCCCCTTTTGACAATACCTATATGCGCTGGCTTTATTGCTATGGATACAGTCAAGGCATCAACCCTCAGCATTGGGAAACTCATGCTCCAAACTATGCTGCGCTTTACGAGCAACAGATTGCAGAAGCTGAGAAGCAACAGCTAGCGACAGACATTGCTAGCTTTGATTGGGATCAATTAGAGCCAGGACTGAGCTTAAAAATGGAACAGTGTCTTAGCACCCTATAG
- the gltS gene encoding sodium/glutamate symporter, protein MNVIEIEGFLTFTLAIMLLFVGKWATAKFAVLRNYSIPEPVIGGFVCAAVVALLYYLANIQLQFDLELRDYLLLYFFAGIGLKADFKTLISGGKPLLVLTLLAVIYIVLQNGIGLGVATMFGLEPIVGLLSGSISLIGGVGTTMAWAPTFEEMGIEGAAELGIASNTVGLIAACLIGGPIAKYLINRNQLKAVEGDELDIGVHHEQSVHLDHFGYLYAWLFLNLSMIFGYMINLGLEEAGLNVPLFVSCLIAGIAIGNFKSLVLKKKMDENASKGLSLISDICLGMFLTMALMGLQLWQLVSSIGFISVVMFAQLVLSISFTVFIVFKLMGKDYEAAVISSGFGGITLGSTATAIVNMTAVTQQHGAAHKAFIIVPLVCGFFIDIANALIINGLIGLFT, encoded by the coding sequence ATGAATGTTATTGAAATAGAGGGCTTTCTTACCTTCACTTTGGCAATTATGTTGTTATTTGTAGGTAAATGGGCCACTGCAAAATTTGCTGTGTTACGTAATTACAGCATCCCAGAGCCAGTGATTGGTGGTTTTGTTTGTGCTGCGGTGGTGGCGCTGCTTTACTATTTGGCTAATATTCAACTGCAGTTCGACCTAGAGTTACGTGACTACCTGCTGTTGTACTTTTTTGCGGGCATTGGCCTTAAAGCCGACTTTAAAACGCTCATCTCTGGTGGCAAACCCTTGTTGGTGCTAACCCTTTTGGCGGTTATCTACATCGTGCTGCAGAACGGCATTGGTTTAGGCGTGGCCACTATGTTCGGCCTAGAGCCTATTGTTGGCCTGCTTTCTGGCTCAATATCTTTGATTGGCGGAGTAGGGACAACCATGGCTTGGGCGCCAACCTTTGAAGAAATGGGTATTGAGGGGGCTGCAGAGTTAGGCATTGCCAGCAATACGGTTGGCTTGATTGCCGCGTGTTTGATTGGTGGTCCAATTGCTAAGTATTTGATCAATCGTAATCAATTAAAAGCTGTTGAAGGGGATGAGCTAGATATTGGTGTTCATCATGAACAGTCGGTTCATTTGGACCACTTTGGTTACCTGTATGCATGGTTGTTCCTCAATCTCAGTATGATTTTTGGTTATATGATTAACCTTGGATTAGAAGAAGCCGGGCTTAACGTACCGCTATTTGTATCTTGCCTTATCGCGGGTATCGCCATTGGCAACTTTAAGAGCTTGGTACTCAAGAAGAAAATGGATGAGAACGCCAGTAAAGGTTTAAGCCTTATCTCAGATATCTGTTTGGGTATGTTCTTAACCATGGCCTTGATGGGCTTGCAGCTTTGGCAGTTGGTGAGTTCTATTGGTTTCATCAGCGTGGTGATGTTTGCTCAACTGGTGCTTTCGATAAGCTTCACCGTATTTATCGTGTTCAAGCTGATGGGTAAAGATTATGAGGCAGCTGTTATTAGCTCGGGTTTTGGTGGGATCACCCTAGGCTCAACGGCTACTGCGATTGTGAATATGACAGCGGTTACTCAACAACATGGCGCAGCGCACAAAGCCTTTATTATTGTACCTTTGGTGTGTGGTTTCTTCATTGATATAGCCAATGCCCTAATCATTAACGGCCTTATTGGTCTATTTACATAA
- a CDS encoding efflux RND transporter permease subunit, whose amino-acid sequence MNIARYTLAKRTSVWVIIALILIGGYISYQKLGRFEDPEFVIRQALIVTPYSGATAQEVSDEVTDVIEGALQSLQEVKEITSTSKQGMSEVTVEMKMEFAKTEAELQQIWDKVRRKINDVQRQLPAGAGQPIVNDDFGDVYSQFYAVTGEGYTDKQLQDYVDVLRRELVLVPGVARTQTLAEKDETIFVEISNQRLAQFGISAEQIYQVLENQNTITVAGAIDSGDMHIPVIPSSTIRSFDDIRNIHLGLGSDNTILRLGDVAKVSRGFQEPVSMLMQYNGERAIGFGISNVAGGNVVTMGDAVKARIEELASQRPLGIELNEVSLQSDSVAASVSDFVNNLIAAVAIVFVVLLLFMGLRTGLIIGFVLVLTVAGTLIVMLIDNIAMQRISLGALIIALGMLVDNAIVVTDGVLARLQKDPNADREQVVSDVVAATKWPLLGGTIVGICAFSAIGLSPSNMGEYAGSLFWVILYSMLLSWLFAVTVTPMLCHDYLKVKPAKTNQVSRPMTAYTRVLHWVLKNRKVSLIAIAGALMLGLKVFGYVPPGFMPESQRPQFVVDVRLPQGSDISRTHKVINSIEQDVAAKDGVTNITSFIGGGGLRFMLTYSPEPGNPAYGQLLVDVADHNVIEQLVTELQTELEQANPDASIMVWKFMLGPGGGKKIEAAFQGPDSAVLRGLAEQAKVLMNETPELIAVQDDWRQQVPVVQPVFSGEKAQRYGLTSREINAAINQTLTGRNVGAYREGNDLIPIVVRAPQDERNHARALENTEVFSQNLGQFIPLAQLVDEVNVVWQDAMLKRVDRVPTIMAQADPAPGMLTAEAFEVIRTKIEAMELPPGYSLTWYGEYKEAKESNEALMAAAPYGFTAMVLAVVFMFNGIRQAVVIWMTVPFAVIGVAIGLVSFQTPFEFMATLGFLSLVGMMVKNAIVLVDQADVEIREGMPPYSAIIAAATSRARPVLLGACTTILGVAPLLVDPFFKSMAVTIMFGLLFATLLTLVVIPLFYALIFRIKADSAAPVQTAEQAVEQLENKA is encoded by the coding sequence ATGAATATTGCTCGCTATACCCTTGCTAAACGCACCAGTGTTTGGGTAATCATTGCCTTAATACTGATCGGTGGCTACATCAGCTATCAAAAATTGGGTCGCTTTGAAGATCCTGAATTTGTAATTCGCCAAGCGTTAATTGTAACGCCGTACTCTGGTGCTACAGCGCAAGAAGTCAGTGATGAAGTGACCGACGTAATCGAAGGTGCGCTGCAAAGCTTACAAGAAGTAAAAGAGATTACTTCTACCTCGAAGCAGGGCATGTCAGAAGTCACCGTAGAAATGAAGATGGAGTTCGCCAAAACCGAAGCGGAGCTTCAACAGATTTGGGATAAGGTGCGCCGCAAGATTAATGATGTGCAGCGACAACTTCCGGCAGGTGCTGGGCAGCCCATCGTCAACGATGATTTTGGTGATGTGTACTCGCAGTTCTACGCGGTTACTGGTGAAGGCTATACCGACAAGCAGCTACAAGATTACGTAGACGTGCTGCGTCGCGAATTAGTGCTGGTGCCAGGAGTTGCGCGTACTCAAACCTTGGCGGAAAAAGATGAAACCATTTTTGTTGAGATTTCTAACCAGCGCCTAGCGCAGTTCGGCATCTCGGCTGAGCAAATCTATCAAGTTTTAGAAAACCAAAACACCATTACCGTGGCCGGAGCTATCGACAGTGGTGATATGCACATTCCGGTGATTCCAAGCTCTACCATTCGCTCTTTTGACGATATTCGCAACATCCACTTGGGCTTGGGTAGTGATAACACCATCCTGCGCTTAGGCGATGTGGCTAAGGTAAGCCGTGGCTTCCAAGAGCCAGTTTCCATGTTGATGCAATACAACGGCGAGCGTGCCATTGGCTTTGGTATCTCTAATGTGGCTGGCGGTAACGTGGTTACCATGGGTGACGCAGTAAAGGCGCGTATTGAAGAACTAGCCAGTCAGCGCCCACTGGGTATTGAGCTAAATGAAGTCTCTTTGCAGTCGGATTCGGTAGCCGCTTCAGTTTCAGATTTCGTTAACAACCTCATTGCCGCAGTCGCGATTGTATTTGTGGTGCTATTGCTGTTTATGGGTCTACGCACCGGCCTTATTATTGGCTTTGTATTGGTGCTTACCGTTGCTGGCACCTTGATTGTGATGCTGATTGACAACATCGCCATGCAGCGTATCTCGCTCGGTGCTTTGATCATTGCCTTGGGTATGTTGGTAGACAACGCCATTGTTGTCACCGATGGCGTATTAGCCCGCTTGCAGAAAGACCCAAATGCTGACCGTGAGCAAGTGGTATCTGATGTTGTTGCTGCAACTAAATGGCCACTGTTGGGCGGCACCATCGTAGGTATTTGTGCCTTTAGTGCAATTGGTTTGTCACCTTCAAACATGGGGGAGTACGCCGGTTCGTTATTCTGGGTAATCCTATACTCAATGCTGCTCAGCTGGTTGTTCGCGGTTACCGTTACCCCAATGCTGTGTCACGACTACTTAAAAGTTAAGCCAGCGAAAACTAATCAAGTTAGCCGCCCAATGACTGCTTACACTCGTGTTTTGCACTGGGTACTAAAAAACCGCAAGGTATCGTTGATTGCCATTGCCGGCGCCTTGATGCTTGGCCTTAAAGTATTTGGTTATGTGCCTCCTGGCTTTATGCCGGAATCGCAACGCCCGCAGTTTGTGGTGGATGTACGTTTGCCACAGGGTTCGGATATTTCTCGTACCCATAAGGTCATCAACAGCATTGAGCAAGACGTTGCAGCGAAAGACGGTGTCACTAATATCACCAGCTTTATTGGCGGTGGCGGTCTGCGCTTTATGCTGACTTATTCGCCAGAGCCGGGTAACCCTGCTTATGGCCAGTTGTTGGTTGATGTAGCTGACCACAATGTGATTGAGCAATTGGTAACAGAGCTACAAACGGAGCTAGAGCAGGCTAATCCAGATGCATCAATCATGGTGTGGAAGTTTATGCTTGGCCCAGGTGGCGGTAAGAAGATTGAAGCTGCCTTCCAAGGCCCAGATAGCGCAGTGCTGCGCGGCCTAGCTGAGCAAGCTAAAGTGCTGATGAATGAGACGCCGGAACTGATTGCCGTTCAAGACGATTGGCGCCAGCAGGTGCCAGTGGTTCAGCCGGTGTTCTCCGGTGAGAAGGCTCAGCGCTATGGTTTAACCTCGCGCGAAATCAATGCGGCGATTAACCAAACTCTGACTGGTCGTAATGTAGGTGCTTATCGTGAAGGCAACGATCTAATTCCAATCGTGGTGCGTGCGCCTCAAGACGAACGTAACCATGCCCGTGCCTTGGAAAACACCGAAGTGTTTAGCCAAAACCTGGGTCAGTTTATTCCGCTAGCGCAGTTGGTTGATGAAGTTAATGTGGTTTGGCAAGACGCTATGCTAAAAAGGGTAGACCGCGTGCCAACCATTATGGCGCAGGCCGATCCTGCTCCAGGCATGCTTACTGCTGAAGCCTTTGAAGTCATTCGCACCAAGATTGAAGCCATGGAACTTCCACCGGGCTACAGCCTAACTTGGTATGGTGAATACAAAGAGGCCAAAGAAAGTAACGAAGCCTTAATGGCCGCTGCACCTTATGGCTTCACCGCCATGGTATTGGCAGTTGTGTTTATGTTTAATGGTATTCGCCAAGCCGTGGTGATTTGGATGACTGTGCCATTTGCCGTCATCGGTGTAGCGATTGGTTTGGTGAGCTTCCAGACGCCGTTCGAATTTATGGCTACCTTGGGCTTCTTAAGCTTGGTGGGCATGATGGTGAAGAACGCGATTGTACTGGTAGACCAAGCTGACGTTGAGATTAGAGAAGGTATGCCGCCATATAGTGCGATTATCGCAGCAGCGACAAGCCGTGCTCGCCCAGTATTGCTGGGTGCTTGTACCACGATCCTTGGCGTAGCGCCGCTATTGGTGGACCCGTTCTTCAAGAGTATGGCTGTCACTATTATGTTTGGTTTGTTATTTGCGACGCTGCTGACCTTGGTTGTGATTCCGTTGTTCTATGCTTTGATATTCCGTATTAAGGCTGACTCTGCCGCCCCTGTTCAGACAGCTGAGCAAGCAGTAGAACAATTAGAAAATAAGGCATAA
- a CDS encoding efflux RND transporter periplasmic adaptor subunit codes for MRLCQPTSLTSFAKPKGKRLLTSLIATTFLVGCGSEPVEETATLIRPVFTEPAATVVLNSQNQFYGEVQSANRAEMGFRTGGRIAAFFVDEGDQVLKGDLLATLDPTDAQITLSRAEIDQENTRREYLRAKQLFDNNGAIAKAELDQIESSYLVAQNRVKEAQRQLKHTNLYAHFDGVIARRTAEDYDLVQAEQTVLTMHDLDNLEVVIQIPASVMQTRGGSGKAYATLRTIPGQVFDLSLSRYATEPDPVTHTYAITLTFDDIRDERVFPGMAVTVTPNDKFEDQAQSVMVPVTAVQPNNMGQQFVWVVNSDNQLERREVEVGGISVEQVEIIANLTQGEQVVVAGLAGLTEGMAVRAQQLDAEGAK; via the coding sequence ATGCGCCTGTGTCAGCCCACATCATTAACATCGTTTGCTAAGCCAAAAGGTAAGCGACTACTCACTTCACTAATTGCAACTACGTTCCTAGTAGGATGTGGAAGTGAACCAGTTGAAGAAACCGCAACGCTTATTCGTCCAGTGTTTACCGAGCCAGCGGCTACGGTTGTGCTAAATAGTCAGAATCAGTTCTATGGTGAAGTGCAGTCAGCCAATCGCGCAGAGATGGGCTTTCGTACTGGTGGCCGTATTGCTGCATTTTTCGTTGATGAGGGTGACCAAGTGCTTAAGGGTGACTTGCTGGCAACTCTAGACCCTACCGATGCGCAAATTACTCTGTCTCGCGCTGAGATAGACCAAGAGAACACCCGCCGTGAGTATCTTCGCGCCAAGCAACTGTTCGACAACAATGGTGCGATTGCCAAGGCAGAGTTGGATCAAATAGAAAGCAGTTACTTGGTAGCACAAAATCGGGTTAAAGAAGCGCAACGTCAATTAAAGCACACTAACTTGTATGCTCACTTTGATGGTGTAATTGCTCGCCGAACTGCGGAAGACTACGACCTGGTTCAAGCTGAACAAACTGTGCTGACCATGCATGACTTGGACAATCTTGAAGTTGTTATCCAGATACCGGCGAGTGTAATGCAAACCCGCGGTGGTAGCGGTAAAGCATATGCTACTTTACGCACAATTCCGGGCCAGGTATTTGACCTCTCATTGAGCCGCTACGCTACCGAGCCTGATCCTGTTACTCACACTTATGCTATCACCTTGACCTTCGATGACATTCGCGATGAGCGAGTGTTCCCTGGTATGGCGGTGACTGTCACTCCAAACGATAAGTTTGAAGATCAAGCTCAATCAGTAATGGTGCCAGTTACTGCGGTGCAGCCAAACAACATGGGCCAACAATTTGTTTGGGTGGTTAATAGTGACAACCAACTCGAGCGCCGCGAAGTTGAAGTGGGTGGGATAAGCGTTGAGCAAGTGGAAATCATTGCAAATCTTACTCAAGGCGAACAGGTGGTGGTAGCTGGTTTAGCTGGATTGACCGAAGGTATGGCTGTGCGCGCTCAGCAACTTGACGCAGAGGGAGCCAAGTAG